A window of Carassius gibelio isolate Cgi1373 ecotype wild population from Czech Republic chromosome A3, carGib1.2-hapl.c, whole genome shotgun sequence genomic DNA:
CTAGGACTATGACTTGCATTTTAAGCTATGGTCTGGCAGCAGTTCATCTGAACTGGTTCTCTCCAACTgtgtttaattataaattaacctTATATAACAAATGCAACTTCCCTGCTTTTATGGTGATATGAATCTCAATTAGCTAATGTTTCTAGGACTATTGGTTTGCCTATggcattgtttttttataaagaaactaggccttcaaatgtaaaaaagaaaagaaataaaggaacacacaaaaaaattacaaaaaggaTTTCTGGAACAATTATTTATAGCATGCTCATGTTGCTTTACGCTATAATAAAATCACAGcaaatctgctgaaaaaaaaacctctttaaaTGTCAGGCGTTCATTTAAGACTAATTCAATACTTACAGCACACTATAAGCATTATTGGAAATCCATAATGTGAAGCCTGCTTTTAAAAGGCCACATCACTTATGTAATGTGCTTAAATTTCCAAATGTTATGGGAATGTTATCTGTAATGCTGCACAGCACTCTAGTGGTCACTTGGGgaatgtatgcatttctttctagaatgcgtgtatgtgtgtgtgcatgtgtgtgtgtgtgtgcgtgtgtgtgtgtctttgttggTACACTTATTTCATGAATGAGCCCCTGTCATAAGGCTCCAGATGGTAGAAGAGCAATTTTCATTACATGTATTGTTGACTTCCACTCACATCATGAATCTAGCCTTACAGATCAACATGAATCAGATGCTAAGCGACTGAGACAGCGATGCTGAGGATGAACTTGTGCATTCAGCCTCTCTCAAAGAGTGCTGATGATGTATTTCATGTGACGTAGATGCCCATGAATACGCATGAGGCCATTTACGATAACACTGAAACGAAGAGGAAGGAAGTAACTCTGATAAGCGTTGgatatttaaagtcaacatgacatCAAAATCAActctatttactttattaatgcacattcctggtcttattgtgaacaGTATGGTGCATGTTATTCTGAAAGAAAATAAATCCTAATTTGTCTTTGCAATCAAAATCActcagcctctgacgtcactaatAGGGATGGGAATGGTATGGAATAAGAAGTTTGGTTTCAATTCGAGTATTTTCTAAACCGAAGTTGTTCAGAATAAGATTCCCAATCACCATACAACACTTTTTCACGATACACTCAATTCGCAATGGATACAATCAAGTCCAAccgtacattttttttcttattacatATCCTCTGTTACtcagaacaacaacaaataaaagaaagtaaaactaACTGTGAATGTGTTGGTTTCAGCCTCAGCCTATATATTCACCATCACACTACTGCATGTGTCTGTGGGTGTGTAGGACAGACTGAGCTGAATGTTGCCAGGGGTGGGCTGTCATATCAATGGAGCAGAAAGTATTCTGTGAGGTAACCGACCCATGGCAGCTCTCATTAACCCCTGGTGAGTGCACTCTTTCAGGACTATGTGGGTCTGAACTGTGCCCCAAGCCCTAAGCCAGACCCTTTGAATCTGACAACACCATTTTGACAGGAAGCTGCACTCCACACATATGAAAAACATATCAAGATGTCCAGAACATACAgatgtgtttttttccccttctatTTCTGATAAgagttcagccaaaaatatacaaattacctCACCCTCAAGTTTCCTCAGAAAATTTGTACTAATTTTACGGTGCATTAATGGTTGTTTTGGTTactgtgtgtgttaatgtgtgtatatatgcaaaacacatacattcacacacacgtgtactacattataataaaatattaagaattgtaaataaaaatgaaaattaattaaatgaaaaatataactatataaaatGATATGCATGTAAGTAGACGTGTATGGGTagatgagtattattattattattgaatatgaaggtaaatatataatatatactgtatatatgatatatttacCTTTATATTTAATGAAGGTAAATACTGAACCGACCATGTCATGAcataataacttgtgggaacgtgataatatgaccaaggccacgagatcattttgttGAGGTAATGATATCCTTATGTTGTTGCTATGTTGAAAAAACGACATCCATTTCTCGcggccacgacttcttatgttgaaggaacaacatgtttttcttgtggccaagagtttaatgtgtaaacaaacctgcgtgatcatagcaacccgggattatcagagattttcattaaaattgtattttgtattttgaaattatttattattaaattcttaTATTAACCATATGCCTTGGCTACCAGACTTTATTACGTGCAATAGTTAGCATTGAAATGAATTTTATAATGAATACATGTACAGTaacataaagtgcataatataaaaaaggcctacaataattctttttttatctaTCCTCAGTCTTGAAAGTCCATTAACTGATTGTCTTTCCcctgtaatatttgtatattattattattattattagaatgttattattggttatattttatattagtttctATAAATGTTTTGCATCATTTCGATCTCTTTACTTAAcgttctgaatacttttgtaaataataaccCACTGTAAATGCTCAACATGCAAATCAAGCTTTGATCATGCTGCCTGGAAGTTTAgcttgaatgcattttaaatctaacatacatttcattttatttcggcATGAAATTTTGACTTGAATGAAACAAAAACCTTAATTATCGCATTTTAGGACGCTTCTCCCAACCTGAATTATGGATGTCCATCACGTCTGTATAATCCTGTCCTCATTAGAAACCAGAACTAAAATGAAAGGATGTCTGAACAAAAGAGTGTAGGTATGTGGCAAAATGTGGGACTTACACTGAGGATAAAATGTAACACTAATTAAATTCTGCCAGCCAATCAGACTTATCTTCCTGCTGTGGGAACAGAAAGAACCCAAACGACATGCATATTTCCAGCAGAACATTaaagatatattaaaatgataGTCCTCTTCTGTGGGAGGTGTTCATGAACAATGAATGTGCTTGTTCCTTCCTTTTATCAGCCATGATAGGCATTTTGCTTGCTCCTTCATCATTTCTCCCTCTGCCTCCGGAACACGCAAAACTTATAAAGCTTCTGATTGGCGCCTCTTTAGCACTTTGAAGGGCAAATCACTTCACAGCGTGTTTATAGCATGCATGCCCATTTTACCTAATGCTAACAGCTGAGAATGATTACTTAATGGTGCTTTAGAGGAAAAATGCCACATCTGAGATTTGTTTTGGAAAATGAGTTTCACTTTACGTGAAAGCAAAATATCACAGAACCATCACTGCTCAAGACCTTTGTGTTATGACAGAACAACTGATGATCTACTTTTTATATCCATTATAGACTCAAGACCACACTGAGAAAGTCAAGAAAAATTTGAAGGTTGTAAAAGGCTTTTTGATTGCTTATTATGACATGTTCAGTGAAGGCTTATTAATTTCCTTCATGTGATACTGGCTTAAGATGACGCTTGCATGGCAATCATGCAATTAATTGTAAAAGGGATGACATGATCAAAGTCTTGGCTACAATGTGCATTTTACAGTCTGACATAAAAGGACGATGGaaatttaaaagtgattttgaaagtgattccaatgatatcgtTGCTCTGTGACAGTattgttatagctgtggtgtggctattctttacattttagaattatttctctttttcattattttccttggtgtgaacaggcctttactcTTAATTCTGGTTCCAATAACAGGCATACAACTAgaataaaaacaactgaaaattatCTATAATAACATATTTGACACTGCAAAGTACATATCATTCCAAAACAAGTGTGTTGATGTGAATTAGTTTAACAGAACTAACCCTCCATTCAGCtaaaagacagacagagacagacagagagacacagagagagacagagagacagagagagagagagagagagagagagagagagagagaacctttGCACCTCAACCTTGTGAGGAAAAGTGCAAAGATGTCAACTTTTTTTCAGTCATATGTAAAGCTCAAAGGCTTCAGGATAAGTCTGCCAGAACAGCTACAGTCTGGAACACAAAGAGCAGCCTCAGCGAACATAGCACACACTGTCAAATGGACTAGACTCAGTAAAAGTATGACACATCCACACTAGATCCACTGACAGGGGTGAGGCAGCCAGAAGATAAAGCTGTCCAGACAAACAGCATGCAATCAGGCTGTTCCAGGTGGATAGAGAggataaaacattttgaaatagatTGATagatgtctgtttgtttgtttgataaaattCTCTGGGTaatgtttcttaaaaatatatatatatttagacttgCAACAAGCCTGTCTCCTTTGCACATTGTTTCAGCGTACAACAACTCAGACACACTTATAAATACATTGCTGTTAATTACGATATGATAATGGAACATTACGAACATGATAAACaggcttttgttttttgttttgttttatcttatgcttataatgacttcatttattcgaatgaaatacagtaaaaacagtaacactgtgaaatataacaataatatatatatatatatatatatatatatatatatatatatatatatatatatatacacacacacacacacacacacacacatttgaatatataaatgtaatttattcctgtgatggcaaagctgaattttcattttctaaaaaaaaaaatgtaaataataataataataataataataataataataataatgtttgattatgtcctgacagtaataaaattacaaatttagtCATATGCctactgtttaatatttaaaaaatatatgattatatacAATCTTAAATAAAAGTTacgttaaataaaatgttatccaAAACACATTCAACCGCGTCTCCTCCCCTCAGCGTGCATCTTTGACCTTGTTGTCACTGCGTAGGTGAAACGCATCCAAAGTGTTCCGTCACGCCGAGGGATGTTTGCAAACGGAATTACATTCAACCTGAGAGGATAAATTACGACTTTAAACTAGCGGTGGGGAATTTTTCTTATATCTATGCTATCTATTTCAAAAGTTTGTGCATACCGTAAGGCTGTTGCGTATATCTCGGATGGTATCTAATGCTCCGCCTGAGACTCTGAAGCCTCGGTGTTTCTTGTGTCGTCTGTCCGCTTTTGACAAGCCAGTCGTCGGCGATCTCATGCGGCCTACTTTCGCTGTAGCTTCGTGCTTCTCAGAGCTGAATGAATGAGCTAACGATCATCGTCTCGGTTTGCCTTGTACTTAAAGTAGTTAATTTCATACTACGTTGTTTTCGGTTTTAACTGTTTTTCAGTTGTGAGAGTTttatgactgaatattattagccagcatgtttttaacttttatttatttttcaggtgAAAGTAAATAATGGCTCCTCAACCCGTCATCCGAtcaagacagacagaaaaaagcaTAAATGGAATCCCAACACAAGTTGTCTGCACAGAATTCAGCAActacatttttatagttttgaCACAGTATGGTAAAATTGGGACACTTGTGTCCATAACACCTGACACGAGGTCTGGTGAGATCAGCCTACCTATGTTCACTACTAGAGTACTGCTGGGGAAGGATGAGGTAATCAAGTTTACTTTTGTTGGATAATCAGTATGGCagataaaataatgtttgtgtttcactttgtccttttttttcttttgcagccTCTTACACATGTCTACGCCAAGAATGTTGCAATGTTCGTCTCGCAGGAATCAGGAAACCGACCGGTCCTGTTGGGCCTTTCACTCAAAGACAACAGTGCTGAAACTATGAAAGACGTTAAAGATATGATCAAAGCCTGCCAAGT
This region includes:
- the LOC127952211 gene encoding proteasome assembly chaperone 3 → MAPQPVIRSRQTEKSINGIPTQVVCTEFSNYIFIVLTQYGKIGTLVSITPDTRSGEISLPMFTTRVLLGKDEPLTHVYAKNVAMFVSQESGNRPVLLGLSLKDNSAETMKDVKDMIKACQVW